Part of the Flavobacterium sp. MDT1-60 genome, TCCTAGATTTGCTTATTTGCAAGACTATGTAGACGGGAAATAATTATTAATTGTAAAGGGTTAATTGTGAATTGTTTTTCGGGCTTTTGTCATTAAAAAAAGAGCTTCATAAAATTTAAATTTATTAAGCTCTTTTTCTAATTAATAATTTACAATTAACCATTCACAATTAGTTTAGACCATTTCCTCCGGTTTTACCCAATCATCAAAATCTTCTGGAGTTACATATCCCAAACGAACAGCTTCATCTTTTAAAGTTGTTCCGTTTTTATGAGCCGTTTGTGCAATTTCTGCAGCCTTATAATATCCAATTTTTGTATTTAAAGCAGTAACCAACATTAACGAATTATCTACTAACTCTTTAATACGTTTGTAGTTTGGTTCAATTCCCTGAGCACAATGTTCGTCGAAAGAAACACAGGCATCACCCAATAATCTTGCTGATTGAAGGAAATTTGCAGCCATAACCGGTTTAAAAACATTTAATTCATAATGCCCCTGCATTCCGCCAATGGCAATTGCCATATCATTTCCTATTACTTGTGCACAAACCATAGTTAAGGCTTCACATTGTGTTGGATTTACTTTTCCTGGCATGATAGAAGAACCTGGTTCATTTTCAGGAATGTGAATTTCACCAATCCCAGATCGGGGTCCTGAAGCTAGCATTCTAATGTCATTTGCAATTTTGTTTAAAGATACAGCCAATTGTTTTAAAGCGCCGTGCGTTTCAACAATAGCATCGTGTGCAGCCAAAGCTTCAAATTTATTCTCTGCCGTTACAAAAGGATGGTTGGTGAATTCAGCAATATATTCCGCCACCTTTTTGTCGTAACCTTTTGGTGTATTAAGTCCGGTTCCGACAGCAGTTCCGCCAAGAGCGATTTCTGATAGATGCGCCAATGTATTTTTAAGCGCTTTTAAACCAAAAGACAATTGAGCAGCATAACCTGAAATTTCTTGCCCTAAAGTCAGAGGTGTGGCATCCATAAGATGTGTACGGCCAATCTTTACGACGTCTTTGAATTCGTTCGCTTTCGCGGATAACGTAGCGTGTAATTTTTCGACTCCTGGAATTGTGGTTTCAACGATCATTTTGTATGCCGCAATATGCATTCCGGTTGGAAAAGTATCGTTTGATGACTGGGATTTATTGACATCATCATTGGCTTTTATAAATTGTTCGCCTTCGCCAATTTCAAAACCTTTAAGAACCTGAGCGCGATTTGCAATTACTTCATTTACGTTCATGTTACTTTGCGTGCCTGAACCGGTCTGCCAGATTACAAGTGGAAATTGATCTTCTAATTTTCCTTCTAAAATTTCGTCGCAGACTGCTGCAATAGCATCTCTTTTTTCTATAGGTAAAACACCGAGATCATAATTTGCATAAGCGGCAGCTTTTTTAAGATACGCAAAACCTTCAATGATTTCTGGTGGCATTGAGGCCGATGGTCCAATTTTAAAATTGTTTCGGGAACGTTCTGTTTGTGCGCCCCAATACTTATCAGCCGGGACTTGTACTTCGCCCATGGTATCTTTTTCTATTCTGTATTTCATTATATATGTATGTTTGTTGTTTATTGTTTGTCCGATTGAATTTGGTGACTAAAATAGGAAAGATCTTTTGAAAACGAGTGCCCTAGCCCTGATGGGAGCGGCATCCTTTTGTGTCCGCCGCGGCGGACACAAAAGATACAGTGGACAGCAGGATACAGCTCCTGAAAATGCGTATCGTCTTCTGTTTAAGACATTTCAATGAAAAACAAAAGAATGTTAAACAAAACCTCTTATTTAAAATGAGTTTAAATATACGGATAATTGTGTTTTTATAAAAATTGATTTGGATTTTATTGCTAAGGAAAAATATAAAACTTACATTTGTCCTTACATTCAAAAATTCCGGAAAACATGTTTGAATTTTCACAGTACTTAGGCTTTTTACTTTTCTTGACCATACTAACTATAGGGTTTTGGTTGATGTTTTTCTTAGTTGGTTTCGTATCTTATTGGGTTACGGGAGCAAGCTGGGAAATGTTCAAAGAGAAAAGAGCAAAAAAGAGACAAGAAGAACAATCAATTTAATTTTAAATTGACTTCATAAAGAAAGGACCCGTTTTTACGAGTCCTTTTTTTTATGGCAAAAAATAAAAAACCCAATTATTAAATTCCAAATTCCAATCAGTAATTTGATTAATTGGAATTTGGAATTTAATAATTGAAATTTAACTTATATTATCCCGGATAATCTCCGCCACCGTCGCCATCATTTCTAGGCTGTGCATTTTTGTCTCTTTCACTTTTAGGTTTGTTGAAACGATATGTAAACGATAAATTGAATTGACGTTTACGGAATTGCATTTCACCATACGAGGTTTGACTCTCAAGTGTTGTATCATTTTGAAGGTATGTATACGATCTCATGATTCTTGAGTTGAAAATATCGCTGATATTGAAAGCAATCGTTCCTTTGTCTTTCATTACATCTTTGCTTAAAGCGGTATTCATAGCAAATTGACCTAAGTTTTTACCTTGTGCGGTTTTTTGCTCTCCATTATAAGTACCGTTTAATTGCCAGTCTATCTTGTATGGTAAAGTTATTTTTGAACTAATTCTGGCAAACCAAGTGTTGGCCTGGTTATCAAGATTCTGAACAACGTCGTTTCCATTTGTATCTGTATAAGTGTTTGATCCGGTTGTTTTTACATTATAAAGATTGAAATTACTGTTTAATCTCCACCATTTGTATGGGTTATAATTGAATGTAAATTCAAAACCAAACTTTTGCTCTTTTCCTAAGTTAATCGGTCTGCTTAAAATAACCGGAATTCCGTTTACTTCCTGGCCGTTTGG contains:
- the fumC gene encoding class II fumarate hydratase, whose translation is MKYRIEKDTMGEVQVPADKYWGAQTERSRNNFKIGPSASMPPEIIEGFAYLKKAAAYANYDLGVLPIEKRDAIAAVCDEILEGKLEDQFPLVIWQTGSGTQSNMNVNEVIANRAQVLKGFEIGEGEQFIKANDDVNKSQSSNDTFPTGMHIAAYKMIVETTIPGVEKLHATLSAKANEFKDVVKIGRTHLMDATPLTLGQEISGYAAQLSFGLKALKNTLAHLSEIALGGTAVGTGLNTPKGYDKKVAEYIAEFTNHPFVTAENKFEALAAHDAIVETHGALKQLAVSLNKIANDIRMLASGPRSGIGEIHIPENEPGSSIMPGKVNPTQCEALTMVCAQVIGNDMAIAIGGMQGHYELNVFKPVMAANFLQSARLLGDACVSFDEHCAQGIEPNYKRIKELVDNSLMLVTALNTKIGYYKAAEIAQTAHKNGTTLKDEAVRLGYVTPEDFDDWVKPEEMV